Proteins encoded by one window of Nasonia vitripennis strain AsymCx chromosome 5, Nvit_psr_1.1, whole genome shotgun sequence:
- the Atp5h gene encoding ATP synthase subunit d, mitochondrial, with the protein MATRRAIKAINWTALAERISEAERGTFAAFKAKSDQYLRRVNENSESAPKIDWAFYKSRIGIPGLVDKFQKEYESVKIDYPADKYTPLIEAQEKEALEAVQKFISDSNARIAENQKQIKKLEGMLKYSQMTMEDFRDAHPELAIDPLNNPTIFPHTPEYQPDPEGTEKPAAQH; encoded by the exons ATGGCAACTCGTCGGGCCATCAAGGCTATTAACTGGACCGCACTCGCCGAGCGTATTTCGGAGGCCGAGAGGGGCACCTTCGCCGCCTTCAAGGCCAAATCCGACCAATATCTCAGGAG AGTCAACGAGAACTCGGAGTCTGCACCCAAGATCGACTGGGCCTTTTACAAGAGCAGGATTGGAATTCCTGGATTGGTCGACAAGTTCCAGAAGGAATATGAATCTGTGAAGATCGACTACCCAGCTGACAAGTACACCCCGTTGATCGAGGCTCAGGAGAAAGAAGCT CTCGAAGCAGTACAGAAGTTCATCAGCGATTCCAATGCTCGCATCGCAGAGAACCAGAAGCAAATCAAAAAGTTGGAAGGTATGCTGAAGTACAGTCAAATGACCATGGAAGATTTCAGAGATGCCCACCCAGAGCTTGCGATCGATCCGCTCAACAACCCAACAATCTTCCCGCATACTCCTGAATACCAGCCTGACCCTGAAGGAACTGAAAAGCCAGCTGCTCAACATTAA
- the LOC100123362 gene encoding homer protein homolog 2, which produces MTSGKETTMGEQPIFTCKAHVFHIDPKTKRSWVSASTAAVSVSFFYDSTRSLYRIISVEGSKAVINSTITPLMTFTKTSQKFGQWSDVRANTVYGLGFSSESELGKFIEKFNEVKEATKQAGAKAQTNSSSVTPATSANVSPITSRSCMPSTEQDLIDPPNSSMINSNISASNNPNPNANIISAQNSISSVSGSPLPGSCMQMKEDDYKTYHHSRSQSISQQQSTTDSPQHQGKGQQQFNSNAGAGQSAEMQLKYENDRLKLALAQSSANAKKWEIELTTLKTNNARLTSALQESTANVDEWKKQLQLLKEENARVKAKYADLEAGKIAEGNCEALRLRVEALENELRTRNEEIKALTMASKNKDYATLQKENADLREMLNVVHEQLDISMSTNKVQKQNLETVNMRLAGYIQDLVTVHREITNTLQT; this is translated from the exons ATGACATCTGGAAAGGAAACTACTATGGG GGAGCAGCCGATTTTTACGTGCAAGGCACATGTTTTTCACATTGATCCTAAAACTAAGCGATCATGGGTATCTGCATCCACAGCAGCCGTGTCAGTGTCTTTCTTCTACGATTCCACTCGCAGTCTGTACAGAATAATTTCTGTAGAAGGCAGCAAG gCTGTTATAAACAGTACTATTACCCCTCTCATGACATTTACCAAAACATCCCAGAAATTTGGACAATGGTCTGATGTGAGAGCAAACACAGTTTACGGGTTGGGTTTCTCATCAGAGAGTGAACTAGGAAAG TTTATTGAGAAATTCAATGAAGTCAAGGAAGCAACTAAGCAGGCTGGTGCAAAAGCTCAGACAAATAGTTCTTCAGTCACTCCGGCCACAAGTGCTAATGTCAGCCCAATCACTTCCCGTTCTTGCATGCCTTCAACTGAACAAGATCTGATTGATCCTCCAAATTCATCAATGATCAATTCCAACATTTCTGCATCAAACAATCCAAACCCAAATGCTAATATAATCTCAGCTCAAAATAGCATTTCTTCTGTAAGTGGTAGTCCTTTGCCAGGAAGTTGTATGCAGATGAAAGAAGATGACTATAAAACATATCATCACTCAAGATCGCAAAGTATTTCCCAGCAGCAGAGTACTACTGATAGTCCTCAGCATCAAGGAAAGGGACAGCAACAATTCAACTCCAATGCTGGTGCTGGTCAATCAGCAGAAATGCAACTCAAGTATGAAAATGATAGGCTTAAATTGGCACTTGCCCAAAGTTCTGCTAATGCTAAAAAATGGGAA atTGAATTGACCACGCTGAAAACAAACAATGCTCGTTTGACAAGTGCACTTCAAGAGTCTACAGCTAATGTTGACGAATGGAAAAAACAACTTCAGCTTCTTAAAGAAGAGAACGCCAGGGTAAAAGCTAAGTATGCAGATTTAGAAGCAGGGAAGATAGCAGAAGGTAATTGTGAAGCCCTAAGGTTAAGAGTAGAAGCTCTGGAAAATGAATTGAGGACTAGGAACGAAGAAATCAAGGCTCTCACCATGGCATCCAAGAACAAGGATTATGCG ACTCTACAGAAAGAAAACGCGGATCTACGAGAAATGTTGAACGTTGTGCACGAGCAATTAGACATCTCTATGAGTACTAATAAAGTACAGAAGCAGAACTTGGAGACGGTGAATATGCGACTAGCGGGATACATACAAGATTTAGTCACGGTGCATCGAGAAATAACAAACACATTGCAAACTTAA